In Ptiloglossa arizonensis isolate GNS036 chromosome 10, iyPtiAriz1_principal, whole genome shotgun sequence, the genomic window AAGaactaaaaaatttataaacaagAATTACAAATCAGGTCTATACAAAGTTAttgtaatgtatatttttatacaaatgtaaAATACCATATCACCAGGTTTAAGAACACCACTGTCTAAAAGTCTTTCCGATATAAGATTTGCTGAACTATTAGATGGTGTTGCAATCAACAGCCGACTTTCAGGTATTGTTgataaaatttgaagaattgCTTCACAAAGAGTGACAGTTTTTCCAGTACCAGGTGGTCCAAATATTACATAAGGTAATGGCCGTGCAAGTCCTTTCAATATGTTTTTTATGGCTTCCTTCTGATAGTAATTTAGATTTTGGTTAAACCAAAGtaattttcgtttttttatttGTGAAATATACGGCTGTAAATCACTGCTGTCAGGAGAAGTGGATGCTGTTTGTTTTGCTTTTTTTGGCAATACTATATCTATTGAATTTTGCTGACTATTTGTTTCATTCTCTCTTATGTTCGTTTTAATGTGTTCATTATCTTTTGTTGTTGTAACAGAACTTGTTACTGATTCTGGAGTTTTCTCCATTGGTTTTACATTGAATAATCTTTCTGTAACAGATAGTTTTGTAAATGATTTTGTTGTACTATTAGATTTATTATTTGTAGATCTAGTACTAATACAAGAGGATTCTGATGATATGGAATCAGTCCGCTGATGAGTCATCTGTTTACAAGATGTTTCATTTATGACTTCAATCTCTTCAAGATTTAATTGAGATTCTTTTTCAATCACATGAGTAGGAAACAGAAAGTCAGGACCCAAGCGACTTACAGCCATATTAATAGCATTATGACTACGTTGTATGGCAGATTGTGAGCACTTAAATGTTACTTGACAATCTTCACTATTATATTCTTGATGAAATTTGTGattgaatttcaaaaaaatttctaaatttgtaaCTTTGTGAATAAATCCTTCGTATTTTAGTTTTCCTATTGCAAACACCATAACAAATTACATTGCATATAAGACTTAAAAAAGATgttctctatttatttattcatacaTATTCTATGCAGTACATGCAcatatgtattaatattttcaaatataataacATACCTTGAGAATTATCCCACTTAAAAGATATTATAGCTCTGTCACCAACAAGAAGAGATGGGCGTCTTTCAGCAAGACCAGGTACTTCCATTACCAAGTATTCTTTGCAATGTCTCATACTTGTACTTTCTATACAATATTGTTGCATATTTATTGTTTGAGCAATTTCTTCTAAATATAATAAAGCATGAAAACGATCTTTGTACGATTGAAAACAGAGTCTATTTAACAGACAAGGTATGGAATTTCCTACATCATATGCAAATTCAGTTTGTGATTTCCTTTCATTTAGACATTGTGATATTACATCCCAATAACACTGTGGGACTTTGAACACTACATTACGTACTTTAATGAATGCTGGTGATCTACGTGGTCTAACACCTGGAATGTATATTGCTTCATTCCATTCATCTAGTTCTGGTACACGACTATACTTATTAAGTTTAGTATTATCACTTTTGGAACATGTCTTTTTCTGTATACTTTTAGGTTTAACAGATATGTAAAAAATTCTTCCAATTTCAAAACCTTTGAAACTAAAGATAAATAATTCTTCGCTTGTACCAACAAATTTTGCTttacatttaaatatacatattaaagTATCAGAAGGATTTAATAATGAAACTGTATCAAAAGTGGTTGGTTGTACTAAAGTTAACTGAGACTGAGCTTTCTTTATCATGAAGTAACCTTTGCGTAGTATATGGCTAGTATTACctacattttgtattttaactattatatttttttcttctaacaTATTTAACTCAACATTTATATTATTACTAATATCTATTCCACACTTATTTTTCAGAAGTTCATTTAAGTTCTTTTTTGTTATGGGTGTAGTGCATAATGTTGGTAAGGTATCTTTTCTTGAGACCTATAAAGAACAAATTTGTTTGAATTACATTTAGATTTTAAACTTTTttataaaacaatttattttcaaaatgcatttaaattctattttattttttaattataaaattacaattgcgaGTAAAGAATATTGACCAAAATAATTGTGTCAattctataattttattttacaattatctgtattataaatatattttaaaatttacattaaaaaaCACATCTTTGCAACTAATATATAAAATGTGATAATTAGGTAGAAATGTTTTACAAAGATACAAAATAAAACATGTGATACGATGAAACGTTgatcatttatatttaaaatatttgtagagAAAGATATACAACATTATATTAAACTAATATCATTTATGTAATGACTGATATTATCATAAATATTTTAGAACTATgtacaaaaaaatttgtttaaacagataatataatttatactaCACAATTAATTATATAGAAAGTAAATTTTTGACATAAACTCTATCACTATTAATGTATAAACAATTAACGTATTTAAAGCAACACTTGCCTGATGTACTGGAACCACCGTTAATGATCTCCATGTGTAAAGTACTTGATCACTTTCAATGCATTCACTAATTACCTTATCACCGACATGAGGAATGTAACCAAGATCACATATCCTTCTGTTAAATATAATATCTTTTCCAATAGTACCAAATTCTTGACATGGATCATAAGTAGATACAATACCAAAACCCAACTTAGATCGTAGAGGTTGTACCttctttatttgtaaaatttcttcaTTTAGATCATAAGAATTCATATTAATTTCTACTTCTGCTTCTAGCTTTAACCAATCTCCAATCATAGGAATAAATTCTGATTGCACTTTATTCAAATGAACCGAAATATTATTAGGTTCCACAATTAATACTCGATTCTTATATTCTACTACTTTTCCAATTATACATTTTGTTATTGTTTGTAGTTTATCCAAATTTGTCGAAGGATCTGTAACTACATTATCCCATAGTTCATCTATCacagaaacaattttctttattttatgtgCTTTCTCATGGTCTTTCTGTACAACTAAATAATAGATTTTATCGCCCACTTTTAAATTATCTATAGAGACATTTACTGTATCATATACATAATAGTTATCAACTAAAACATAATCAGTTGCAATAAAAGTAATTTCCCCTGTTTTGTAGTAACAATCATCCTTATCAAAATATTCATCTTTGACTATTTCTTTTTCATAGGCATTTTCTATACGGGCAATGGCATTGTTTATTTCGTCCGTGTCACTTTTAGTCGATGACTTATATCCTAAAGTATATTTTACAAGGGTATATATTAATGACAGCATATTTAATTTCTATTGTTTCTATCCATGTACCTACaaacattattttcaataaGATTTATATTAGTGTTATACTCAAAGACAATTTTGCAAATTAGAATCTAGTAATAGAATATACCGATCAACTGGCTGATATCTCCACTCGGTTGCTTTAATATAATCCAATTCTTTTCTCAACGATTGAACACGTTTTAAGTGCAATTCCCGAAGTAGACGTTTTTGTTGTTTTTGTTCTTGTAATTCAGATTTCATttgattcaatattttcgatgtTTGATTTCCGCTAGAGGTTAATTCCGAATCTTGAGATTCTGACGTTCTTTGCCCTGGTGAATGGCCTAAAGTTCCAGACGACAGAGCGGAGGAATTCATAATTTTATGGATAACGTTTCGAAATTATGTTGTCAATCGTTCGATCATCTCCAGATACACGTGCTTTCTGAAGTTGCATCGTAGGTTTACAGCTATGTAACATGCCTTTACTATATACACACATTTACATGGTTAACCAATCAGACATGGTAATACATCACCATATCCGGAAAATTATATTCGTAGTTTTGTAAATTGTACACATTAAACACATTAAATCCTAAACTCTCGCTTGTTATTGTTACTTTTGTCCAAATTTATAGTATAATAATATCAaaagttttgaaaaaaatatgagAAGAAATTTACCGAAACAATTTGACGTTAGTACTTCACAGCATGATTTTACAGCAAAGCCTTACGGATTTTGTTGTGACATTAAAGACTTTGATTCGGGATTAGAAACAAGGAAGAGATATTCTGGTCCGGGTTTTTGGCCATACGATTTAACCGGTGGAGGTCCAAGTATCAAATTTTGCATTCAAGACGGTGATAGTGTTTCACCATCTTGCCAACGCGGGCTTCAAAGGAGTGCTTATCGAAATAGTTTACGAAGTGGACATCGAAGTGGGCATCGTAGCGGACATCGAAGTGGATCCCAAAATCGACAGCGAGGTGGATATGAAAATCGACAGCGTGGCGGAGATCGAAGGAGAAATCGAAATGATCCACGAGTTGAATGGGGTGATCAATTGCGTGGTGGACAACGTGGCCCTGGAGGTACTTCAAGAATTGGTACAAACAGACAGGATAAACTTGAATGGACTGAACCAATAATTTGTATACGATGCAGAGGACCTCTAAAATGGTATTTAGAAGATGAGATCACAGTTACTCGTGAAAAAATGATGAATAAACGGCAGGAAATGTATAATgccgaaatgaaaaaaaatattaaaattgctaAGGAAAAAGGTACATGATAAAATTTTGCATATACGAGGTAATTTTTATAACTGAAATagagtataatttttttttcttaacagatttaaaaaaaataacaacaatATAGGTAAGAATAGATAGGATTTAATTATGtaacttttgaaattttatttttttcataaacgTGTTAATATACCTTCAAAATTAgtcattttt contains:
- the LOC143152347 gene encoding uncharacterized protein LOC143152347 isoform X1 encodes the protein MRRNLPKQFDVSTSQHDFTAKPYGFCCDIKDFDSGLETRKRYSGPGFWPYDLTGGGPSIKFCIQDGDSVSPSCQRGLQRSAYRNSLRSGHRSGHRSGHRSGSQNRQRGGYENRQRGGDRRRNRNDPRVEWGDQLRGGQRGPGGTSRIGTNRQDKLEWTEPIICIRCRGPLKWYLEDEITVTREKMMNKRQEMYNAEMKKNIKIAKEKERKKRRRRQEKSVTPISPNERQDSLDSERKSST
- the LOC143152347 gene encoding uncharacterized protein LOC143152347 isoform X4, translated to MRRNLPKQFDVSTSQHDFTAKPYGFCCDIKDFDSGLETRKRYSGPGFWPYDLTGGGPSIKFCIQDGDSVSPSCQRGLQRSAYRNSLRSGHRSGHRSGHRSGSQNRQRGGYENRQRGGDRRRNRNDPRVEWGDQLRGGQRGPGERKKRRRRQEKSVTPISPNERQDSLDSERKSST
- the LOC143152347 gene encoding uncharacterized protein LOC143152347 isoform X3 — encoded protein: MRRNLPKQFDVSTSQHDFTAKPYGFCCDIKDFDSGLETRKRYSGPGFWPYDLTGGGPSIKFCIQDGDSVSPSCQRGLQRSAYRNSLRSGHRSGHRSGHRSGSQNRQRGGYENRQRGGDRRRNRNDPRVEWGDQLRGGQRGPGGTSRIERKKRRRRQEKSVTPISPNERQDSLDSERKSST
- the Armi gene encoding putative RNA helicase armitage isoform X3, which translates into the protein MLSLIYTLVKYTLGYKSSTKSDTDEINNAIARIENAYEKEIVKDEYFDKDDCYYKTGEITFIATDYVLVDNYYVYDTVNVSIDNLKVGDKIYYLVVQKDHEKAHKIKKIVSVIDELWDNVVTDPSTNLDKLQTITKCIIGKVVEYKNRVLIVEPNNISVHLNKVQSEFIPMIGDWLKLEAEVEINMNSYDLNEEILQIKKVQPLRSKLGFGIVSTYDPCQEFGTIGKDIIFNRRICDLGYIPHVGDKVISECIESDQVLYTWRSLTVVPVHQVSRKDTLPTLCTTPITKKNLNELLKNKCGIDISNNINVELNMLEEKNIIVKIQNVGNTSHILRKGYFMIKKAQSQLTLVQPTTFDTVSLLNPSDTLICIFKCKAKFVGTSEELFIFSFKGFEIGRIFYISVKPKSIQKKTCSKSDNTKLNKYSRVPELDEWNEAIYIPGVRPRRSPAFIKVRNVVFKVPQCYWDVISQCLNERKSQTEFAYDVGNSIPCLLNRLCFQSYKDRFHALLYLEEIAQTINMQQYCIESTSMRHCKEYLVMEVPGLAERRPSLLVGDRAIISFKWDNSQGKLKYEGFIHKVTNLEIFLKFNHKFHQEYNSEDCQVTFKCSQSAIQRSHNAINMAVSRLGPDFLFPTHVIEKESQLNLEEIEVINETSCKQMTHQRTDSISSESSCISTRSTNNKSNSTTKSFTKLSVTERLFNVKPMEKTPESVTSSVTTTKDNEHIKTNIRENETNSQQNSIDIVLPKKAKQTASTSPDSSDLQPYISQIKKRKLLWFNQNLNYYQKEAIKNILKGLARPLPYVIFGPPGTGKTVTLCEAILQILSTIPESRLLIATPSNSSANLISERLLDSGVLKPGDMVRLIAHHYLGSDAISNKLLPYCATAELAEEGTHEKTKYSGVGPRLNCTMSVLGRHRITVGTCIALGILHNMGFPHGHFSHVLIDEAGQATEPEIMIPLNFIHSYYGQVVLAGDPLQLGPVVESKIAKNFGLDESFLTRLLRHFPYQKDPNGFETLYDPRLVTKLVINYRSLPEILELPSSLFYDSELIAHKYL
- the LOC143152347 gene encoding uncharacterized protein LOC143152347 isoform X2 — protein: MRRNLPKQFDVSTSQHDFTAKPYGFCCDIKDFDSGLETRKRYSGPGFWPYDLTGGGPSIKFCIQDGDSVSPSCQRGLQRSAYRNSLRSGHRSGHRSGHRSGSQNRQRGGYENRQRGGDRRRNRNDPRVEWGDQLRGGQRGPGGTSRIGTNRQDKLEWTEPIICIRCRGPLKWYLEDEITVTREKMMNKRQEMYNAEMKKNIKIAKEKDLKKITTI
- the Armi gene encoding putative RNA helicase armitage isoform X1, which codes for MLSLIYTLVKYTLGYKSSTKSDTDEINNAIARIENAYEKEIVKDEYFDKDDCYYKTGEITFIATDYVLVDNYYVYDTVNVSIDNLKVGDKIYYLVVQKDHEKAHKIKKIVSVIDELWDNVVTDPSTNLDKLQTITKCIIGKVVEYKNRVLIVEPNNISVHLNKVQSEFIPMIGDWLKLEAEVEINMNSYDLNEEILQIKKVQPLRSKLGFGIVSTYDPCQEFGTIGKDIIFNRRICDLGYIPHVGDKVISECIESDQVLYTWRSLTVVPVHQVSRKDTLPTLCTTPITKKNLNELLKNKCGIDISNNINVELNMLEEKNIIVKIQNVGNTSHILRKGYFMIKKAQSQLTLVQPTTFDTVSLLNPSDTLICIFKCKAKFVGTSEELFIFSFKGFEIGRIFYISVKPKSIQKKTCSKSDNTKLNKYSRVPELDEWNEAIYIPGVRPRRSPAFIKVRNVVFKVPQCYWDVISQCLNERKSQTEFAYDVGNSIPCLLNRLCFQSYKDRFHALLYLEEIAQTINMQQYCIESTSMRHCKEYLVMEVPGLAERRPSLLVGDRAIISFKWDNSQGKLKYEGFIHKVTNLEIFLKFNHKFHQEYNSEDCQVTFKCSQSAIQRSHNAINMAVSRLGPDFLFPTHVIEKESQLNLEEIEVINETSCKQMTHQRTDSISSESSCISTRSTNNKSNSTTKSFTKLSVTERLFNVKPMEKTPESVTSSVTTTKDNEHIKTNIRENETNSQQNSIDIVLPKKAKQTASTSPDSSDLQPYISQIKKRKLLWFNQNLNYYQKEAIKNILKGLARPLPYVIFGPPGTGKTVTLCEAILQILSTIPESRLLIATPSNSSANLISERLLDSGVLKPGDMVRLIAHHYLGSDAISNKLLPYCATAELAEEGTHEKTKYSGVGPRLNCTMSVLGRHRITVGTCIALGILHNMGFPHGHFSHVLIDEAGQATEPEIMIPLNFIHSYYGQVVLAGDPLQLGPVVESKIAKNFGLDESFLTRLLRHFPYQKDPNGFETLYDPRLVTKLVINYRSLPEILELPSSLFYDSELIAHISSKRSKEAKLLQTLAAELPERKGSPPAIVFHGVNGKSCKDNDSPSWYNPEEATQVYLYLLKLYKCGLSPDDIGIITPYQKQVHEIRELFMEMDTKLPKISSVEGFQGQERNVIIISTVRSSNNFVNEDIKHSLGFVACPRRLNVAITRGRVLVIILGNPRLLAQDPYWKNVLIYCINQDSYTGCSFVFSDTDDLQVET
- the Armi gene encoding putative RNA helicase armitage isoform X2, coding for MLSLIYTLVKYTLGYKSSTKSDTDEINNAIARIENAYEKEIVKDEYFDKDDCYYKTGEITFIATDYVLVDNYYVYDTVNVSIDNLKVGDKIYYLVVQKDHEKAHKIKKIVSVIDELWDNVVTDPSTNLDKLQTITKCIIGKVVEYKNRVLIVEPNNISVHLNKVQSEFIPMIGDWLKLEAEVEINMNSYDLNEEILQIKKVQPLRSKLGFGIVSTYDPCQEFGTIGKDIIFNRRICDLGYIPHVGDKVISECIESDQVLYTWRSLTVVPVHQVSRKDTLPTLCTTPITKKNLNELLKNKCGIDISNNINVELNMLEEKNIIVKIQNVGNTSHILRKGYFMIKKAQSQLTLVQPTTFDTVSLLNPSDTLICIFKCKAKFVGTSEELFIFSFKGFEIGRIFYISVKPKSIQKKTCSKSDNTKLNKYSRVPELDEWNEAIYIPGVRPRRSPAFIKVRNVVFKVPQCYWDVISQCLNERKSQTEFAYDVGNSIPCLLNRLCFQSYKDRFHALLYLEEIAQTINMQQYCIESTSMRHCKEYLVMEVPGLAERRPSLLVGDRAIISFKWDNSQERLFNVKPMEKTPESVTSSVTTTKDNEHIKTNIRENETNSQQNSIDIVLPKKAKQTASTSPDSSDLQPYISQIKKRKLLWFNQNLNYYQKEAIKNILKGLARPLPYVIFGPPGTGKTVTLCEAILQILSTIPESRLLIATPSNSSANLISERLLDSGVLKPGDMVRLIAHHYLGSDAISNKLLPYCATAELAEEGTHEKTKYSGVGPRLNCTMSVLGRHRITVGTCIALGILHNMGFPHGHFSHVLIDEAGQATEPEIMIPLNFIHSYYGQVVLAGDPLQLGPVVESKIAKNFGLDESFLTRLLRHFPYQKDPNGFETLYDPRLVTKLVINYRSLPEILELPSSLFYDSELIAHISSKRSKEAKLLQTLAAELPERKGSPPAIVFHGVNGKSCKDNDSPSWYNPEEATQVYLYLLKLYKCGLSPDDIGIITPYQKQVHEIRELFMEMDTKLPKISSVEGFQGQERNVIIISTVRSSNNFVNEDIKHSLGFVACPRRLNVAITRGRVLVIILGNPRLLAQDPYWKNVLIYCINQDSYTGCSFVFSDTDDLQVET